The DNA sequence ccttctgctgctgctgctgccccaGACCCAGCCCGTACAACGAGTGCATGGAGGTGGACATGGCTTTCTGCTTCAGGAGAGTGTTGACATTCAGACCCAGGTTATTGGTGGGGGAGGTACGGGCCACCTTGCTGCTACTgccgttgttgttgttgttgccggTGCCGCCCGCGCCGCCGTTGGCGTTGTTGCCACGGCCGCTGCTCTTCATCTTCGTGGAGCCAAATTTGGTGGCGGCGAAAGTGGCAGTAGTGAAGGTCAAGGGCTGGGTGGAGCGCGGCATGAACGATGGGCTCACGGCGGCAGACTGCCCGAAAGGAGGGGAGGGGGAGTTGGACTCGGAGGAGGCCCCGACCGGGTCGCTGATCGGCATAAAGACCTGCGCCTCAGGATTAAAGCTGTTCTTGATCTCCTTGTCCAGCTCGGACCCGTTCTCATTGTTATCATCCACATACAACACCTTGACTGGTCCTTTCTCGCCAATCTGGTAAGACACCTCAAACGGGTCAATCCACACACTGAGGTCCTGAGGGAGATTATTCCGGACATCCTCGATGTCCAGCCCGCTTTCTTTGGCTGCCTGCTCCACCACAGGATCCACCTTCTCCCCTACGTGGATGCACCTGAACCCAGAACCTTTGTATGGCTTATCCGGATACCAGTGGCCTTCATATTTCTTCTTCAGCTGCCTCTCGAGCTCTTCGCCAAAGATATTCACACGTCGTCTAGGGAGTTTGTTGTATAAATAGGAAATGATAAAGTTGAGAGCTACTTGAATTTCAAGCTGCATAGCTGCTTCAGTGACAAGGAGTCGCTTTTTCTCAGTGTTGCAAAAAAACCCTCCAAAGCAGCAGTGATCAGTGCGATGAGGAAACTTTGAGTGCTTCTTGACAAAATTAAGACCCTCCCTGTAGAGTTGGGTCCAAGATCCtagaacaaagaaagaaaaaaagaaaagaaataaatataagaaaatgttaaaaatagtgatgcaccgaaatgaaaatttgtggccgaaaccgaaaccgaaaataataataaacacttggccgaataccgaacaataccgaacatggttcttcagcagtttttcatttattttgccaattttttcaccattgcataaatcaaatacatttgatttaggcatgcttttcaaagaaaaaaatcttttacaaaattacaaggtagaaaatatttattgaacataaaaaactgaacattttttaatttccagcattatgttgttttggttccatctcctggtgaatgttaggtaaaattcttatggggttagtttttggttggccaacgatttctgtagtgcgcaacgttacgggacggagcggccagtctatttccttatattacaacgccgttattaattgttcggtttttttcccacttattccaccgaacgtgtttttttgccattttcggccgaacaattttggttaccgaacaatcggtgcatcactagttaaaaagaaaacaaatcccaaTATTACCATCAGATGTTGGGTCTGACATTGTCTATGGTGTCATAACTTATCTATTCACTTCAGTTCTGTGTTCAATGCTTGCTACACCTCAGGACAGCGCTGCGTGAAGCTTCAGCGTTAAGTTATTTAAGGATGCATTCACGCCAGAGCTGTGCAGTCCTCTTTAAAACAGACCTCAGTTTGTTTGGATGGGAAGTCCAGCTTATTTGAAGAGGTGCGAATGTGCAATCGAACTTGGATGCGGATCAAAGAACCGAACTCTAACCCGCCCAAAACATAGCTCCCCGTTCACTTCAAACGAACCTAATGCATGAATCGGACAAGAACGCACGGCGCTGCAGGTAAACACAACTAAACCAAACATGCATGTAACAACAGCCAGAAGAAACGTGCTCAGACGTGGGATGAGGACGAGGTAAAAGCTCTGATAGACGGATGGTCACATAAAAATATAACGCTCGCAAGAACAATTACCGTTGCAAACTAGTAGGCGAGTTGCTCTGCATTAACCAATACGTGAATAAGGTTTCTTGTTCATGGTTTGTCTAGTTCAATAGTTCTTGGTGCAGCACCACCACAGGCAAGGAGGGGACCAAGTTATTCAGAGGTTTGAACATTGCTACTCCAAACAAACAACAGTCTTCCAGACTATTGGGTGTGAAAATAGCATTAACCTGATATGTCATGTTAATAAACAAAAACCACATGCTTAAG is a window from the Cololabis saira isolate AMF1-May2022 chromosome 19, fColSai1.1, whole genome shotgun sequence genome containing:
- the tob1b gene encoding protein Tob1b — translated: MQLEIQVALNFIISYLYNKLPRRRVNIFGEELERQLKKKYEGHWYPDKPYKGSGFRCIHVGEKVDPVVEQAAKESGLDIEDVRNNLPQDLSVWIDPFEVSYQIGEKGPVKVLYVDDNNENGSELDKEIKNSFNPEAQVFMPISDPVGASSESNSPSPPFGQSAAVSPSFMPRSTQPLTFTTATFAATKFGSTKMKSSGRGNNANGGAGGTGNNNNNGSSSKVARTSPTNNLGLNVNTLLKQKAMSTSMHSLYGLGLGQQQQQKASALSPNAKEFVFSSLQGQSSPGAVFPGEGSLGLGPLQYNNAFDVFSAYGGLNDKSLMDGLNFSLSNMQYSNQQFQPVMAN